The following are encoded together in the Parambassis ranga chromosome 20, fParRan2.1, whole genome shotgun sequence genome:
- the LOC114453256 gene encoding phospholipid scramblase 1 encodes MNMYAVPNPGIPGCPPGLEYLTQVDQLLIKQKVELVEALVGFESNNKYEVRNVMGQNVFYAVEENDCLSRQCCGPLRSFNIHVLDNFGQEVITVTRPLKCMSCFFPCCLQELEVQAPPGNTVGYVIQQWHPFSPKFIVANEHNEPVLKIHGPFCGWSCLPDVDFEILTLDEVSKIGKISKQWTGLLREAFTDSDNFGIQFPMDLDVRMKAVMIGACFLIDFMFFETTN; translated from the exons ATGAATATGTATGCTGTGCCCAACCCGGGAATACCAGGCTGTCCACCGGGATTAGAATACCTGACACAG GTGGACCAGCTACTCATCAAACAGAAAGTCGAGCTGGTTGAAG CCCTTGTTGGATTCGAGAGCAACAACAAGTATGAAGTCCGTAATGTAATGGGCCAGAATGTGTTCTATGCCGTCGAGGAGAACGACTGCCTGAGTCGACAGTGCTGCGGCCCCCTGCGCTCCTTTAACATCCACGTCCTCGACAATTTTGGACAAGAGGTCATCACCGTCACCAGACCTCTTAAATGCATGTCGTGCTTTTTTCCTTGCTGTTTACAAGAA CTGGAGGTGCAGGCTCCCCCCGGTAACACAGTGGGCTACGTGATCCAGCAGTGGCATCCCTTCTCCCCTAAATTTATTGTTGCAAACGAGCACAACGAGCCCGTGCTGAAGATCCATGGGCCTTTCTGTGGATGGAGCTGCCTTCCAGATGTTGACTTTGAG ATTTTGACGTTGGATGAAGTCAGTAAGATCGGGAAAATCAGTAAACAGTGGACAGGACTTCTTCGTGAGGCATTCACAGATTCAGACAACTTTGGCATCCAGTTTCCCATGGACCTGGATGTGAGAATGAAGGCGGTAATGATCGGCGCCTGTTTTCTCATT gatttCATGTTCTTTGAAACAACTAACTAG